The Treponema primitia ZAS-1 genome includes a window with the following:
- a CDS encoding helix-turn-helix domain-containing protein yields the protein MTNVFTIKDVAKVLQLSTSTVYKYAESGKIPSIKIGTARRFLETDIEKYVNTCKQQILVSNNQQAVK from the coding sequence ATGACAAACGTTTTTACCATCAAAGATGTTGCTAAGGTTCTGCAATTATCTACATCAACGGTATACAAGTATGCAGAATCAGGAAAAATACCTTCAATCAAGATTGGAACAGCAAGAAGATTTTTAGAAACAGATATTGAAAAATATGTGAATACATGTAAGCAACAAATATTAGTATCAAACAATCAACAGGCGGTTAAATAA
- a CDS encoding integrase catalytic subunit — protein sequence MLSLLWAEYCESCRMEGSRPLMYTQFCYRYQNYAAKNKAALHIEHKPGERMEVDWAGDTAYLIDNINGKSIPVYVFVAALPCGYAYAEGFLSRNLANWIQPI from the coding sequence ATGTTAAGCCTCTTGTGGGCCGAGTATTGTGAAAGCTGCCGGATGGAAGGCAGCCGGCCCCTCATGTACACCCAGTTCTGCTACCGTTACCAGAACTATGCGGCGAAAAATAAAGCGGCACTCCACATAGAGCACAAACCTGGAGAGCGCATGGAGGTCGATTGGGCCGGGGATACTGCCTACCTCATTGACAATATTAATGGCAAATCGATTCCGGTATATGTATTTGTGGCGGCACTGCCCTGCGGGTATGCGTATGCCGAAGGGTTTCTTTCGCGGAACCTGGCGAATTGGATACAGCCCATATAA
- a CDS encoding helix-turn-helix domain-containing protein, translating into MKYNNFDSFGMLCKLYRTQKKWTQAEAGKVLGFDQTTISGIEKEKIPPSSRFLKSCIEKYKLKNIDKIRFIAKAYTASKEITLTVENEILVRKEDVAWLFAILSVSPDEFNAIQELESSSLVIRLKSDIENLKSIIMK; encoded by the coding sequence ATGAAATATAATAATTTTGATAGCTTTGGGATGCTTTGTAAACTTTATCGCACACAAAAAAAATGGACCCAAGCGGAAGCTGGTAAAGTATTAGGCTTTGACCAAACCACAATATCCGGCATTGAGAAAGAAAAAATACCACCTTCATCAAGATTCTTAAAAAGCTGTATAGAAAAATATAAATTAAAAAATATTGATAAAATACGATTTATCGCCAAAGCATATACTGCTTCAAAGGAAATTACTTTAACAGTCGAAAATGAAATATTAGTTCGCAAAGAAGATGTTGCTTGGCTATTTGCCATATTATCTGTCAGTCCGGATGAATTTAACGCTATTCAAGAATTAGAATCATCTTCATTAGTCATTAGACTAAAGAGTGATATAGAAAATTTAAAATCTATCATTATGAAATAA
- a CDS encoding DNA primase family protein, whose protein sequence is MSKAIETQLKLKKGVERFIQENPQFFYLKETSTWFSFNGKIWEEANTLFESITEEIWEETELLYDVHLKNFRKLCQKKCINLTGLNKEAEMLLNTPNGVIDLTKFIQGESALAKEKKVEPHEKYQRNYLSMMTNASYIHGSDTPDNFLTFLNDLCNHDSEMVEYLLCLMAYCLTGRNNYQYLYILFGLGRNGKTAFLSLIEILLGTYFCKIHSVTLSSRTPDDKALREIYRNRFKRVAVLDELSEKYRMNIALVKQLTGGDSLNTPNNKAFYETFHTGFKLIINTNHLPEVGSTQNIGIWERLKVLVTRPPIKKEDRIEDFHLIIAEEKDKILTYLLDYYLDKALNGGLKVIPQRMALAMDFKKFQENPVEYFIDKTIIFARQPLTKNQYIKSRYLYGEFVQFHFNIMNYFIKHLSLDAENDSNKLLVKKPSETAFSLFLSKAGGFKKEISGREYWTNLYFCSERIWSENGEKIAPDWLEEKKQFARDKYSNTFNTMRQAEEALSPYVQAKAIGDMPLAPVRHFEDPEPIADVKLINNDDLFLMMILRQQSKNQ, encoded by the coding sequence ATGAGTAAAGCTATTGAAACTCAATTGAAATTGAAAAAAGGCGTGGAGCGCTTCATTCAAGAAAATCCGCAATTTTTCTATTTAAAAGAAACCAGTACCTGGTTTTCTTTTAATGGCAAGATATGGGAAGAGGCAAACACATTATTTGAAAGTATTACAGAGGAAATTTGGGAAGAGACAGAGCTTTTGTATGATGTTCATCTCAAGAATTTCAGAAAACTATGTCAGAAAAAATGTATAAACTTGACCGGATTAAATAAGGAAGCGGAAATGCTACTCAATACACCAAATGGTGTAATTGATTTGACCAAATTTATCCAAGGCGAAAGTGCACTTGCAAAAGAAAAAAAGGTTGAACCACATGAAAAATATCAGCGTAATTACCTATCAATGATGACGAATGCTAGTTATATTCATGGATCTGATACGCCTGATAATTTCCTAACTTTCCTTAATGATCTTTGTAATCATGACTCAGAAATGGTAGAGTATCTTCTTTGTTTGATGGCATATTGTTTGACTGGACGGAATAATTATCAGTATCTTTACATTTTATTTGGATTAGGAAGGAATGGTAAAACTGCTTTTCTTTCCCTTATAGAAATATTACTTGGAACCTACTTTTGTAAAATTCATTCGGTGACATTATCATCCAGGACACCGGACGATAAAGCGCTTCGAGAAATATATCGTAATCGATTTAAAAGGGTAGCGGTTCTTGATGAACTTTCTGAAAAATATCGGATGAATATAGCCCTTGTAAAACAATTAACAGGTGGTGATTCATTAAATACACCTAACAACAAAGCATTTTATGAAACATTCCATACGGGTTTCAAACTTATCATTAACACTAACCATCTTCCAGAGGTTGGGTCTACTCAAAATATTGGCATCTGGGAGAGGCTAAAAGTATTGGTTACTCGACCGCCTATTAAGAAGGAAGATAGGATTGAAGATTTCCACCTTATCATTGCAGAAGAAAAAGATAAAATTCTAACCTACTTACTCGATTATTACTTAGACAAAGCTCTTAATGGTGGCCTTAAAGTGATCCCGCAACGCATGGCTCTTGCGATGGATTTTAAAAAGTTCCAGGAAAACCCAGTGGAGTATTTTATTGACAAAACAATTATTTTCGCTAGGCAGCCACTAACCAAAAATCAATATATAAAATCTCGTTACCTTTATGGGGAATTTGTCCAGTTTCATTTTAATATCATGAATTATTTTATTAAGCATCTCTCTCTTGACGCAGAGAATGATAGTAATAAACTTTTAGTAAAAAAACCAAGCGAGACCGCTTTTTCCTTATTTTTAAGTAAGGCTGGAGGATTTAAAAAGGAAATCAGTGGGCGGGAATATTGGACTAACTTGTATTTTTGCTCTGAGCGGATCTGGAGTGAAAATGGTGAAAAGATTGCTCCTGATTGGCTTGAAGAAAAGAAGCAATTCGCCAGAGATAAGTATTCCAATACATTCAATACCATGCGCCAGGCCGAAGAAGCTCTCAGTCCCTATGTCCAAGCTAAAGCAATCGGTGATATGCCGCTGGCCCCCGTTAGGCATTTTGAGGACCCTGAACCTATAGCAGATGTGAAATTGATTAATAATGATGACTTGTTTTTAATGATGATTTTACGTCAACAATCAAAAAATCAATAG
- a CDS encoding helix-turn-helix domain-containing protein, giving the protein MNDKKMAPAIFNMAAPVKTRQEAAQYLRVCLSTLSKLEIPSIKVRRRVLYQQSVLDAWLQDHTQRGDENVKK; this is encoded by the coding sequence ATGAATGATAAAAAAATGGCGCCAGCTATCTTTAACATGGCTGCACCTGTGAAAACACGACAGGAAGCGGCTCAATACCTGCGTGTGTGCCTCTCAACTTTGTCAAAATTGGAAATTCCTTCTATCAAAGTTCGCCGCCGGGTTTTATACCAGCAATCGGTTTTGGATGCATGGCTTCAGGACCATACTCAAAGGGGGGACGAGAATGTCAAAAAATGA
- a CDS encoding tyrosine-type recombinase/integrase, whose product MPKQLPFSVFKRAGRRYFYVAFKNEKTGEYFPSISSKQDSEKAAIETAFKWLREGIPAKDGPISAEKYTLRKMAEAANLSKTDAEYICQELVRRGFLESYILTGTRPAIGFIDFLTEFWDFEKSPYVKEKLRKNHGIHKVHCNQQWNNVAKYWKPYFGDRRLGEITQGDIDEFVNSLIDTLLSASWKNVVIMAGTKALRWAYAKGYIEKEITKGLILFSGKAKERHILSPEQAALIFRAEWRDPRTKTANMLAAVTGLRAGEIQGLRVQDIGENCLYIRHSWNRLDGLKAPKNNEDRRVEVPFPGLIQDLMQVAQANPHGCSMDSFVFWGELLDTKPLEEKLLLYDLRGAMMAVGMSKETAKSYTFHGWRHYFTSYMRPKVDKKLLQMQGGWKSSIMLDHYSDHELTGDRKLIRDAQIETFAGLLPDTLKIN is encoded by the coding sequence ATGCCCAAACAGTTACCTTTTTCAGTTTTCAAACGTGCAGGTCGCCGGTATTTCTATGTAGCTTTCAAAAACGAGAAAACCGGCGAGTATTTCCCTTCCATCAGCTCCAAACAGGATTCCGAGAAAGCCGCCATTGAAACAGCCTTCAAGTGGCTCAGGGAAGGTATACCCGCCAAAGACGGTCCTATCTCCGCCGAGAAGTATACCCTGCGGAAAATGGCGGAAGCGGCCAACCTTTCCAAGACGGATGCCGAGTATATTTGTCAGGAGTTGGTACGCCGGGGATTCCTTGAATCCTATATCCTTACCGGGACCAGGCCGGCCATCGGCTTTATCGATTTCCTCACCGAGTTTTGGGACTTTGAGAAATCCCCCTACGTTAAGGAGAAGTTGCGGAAGAACCACGGCATCCATAAGGTACACTGTAACCAGCAGTGGAATAATGTGGCTAAATACTGGAAACCCTACTTTGGGGACCGGCGTTTGGGTGAAATAACCCAAGGAGATATAGATGAGTTCGTCAATTCGCTGATAGATACTCTTCTATCTGCCTCATGGAAAAATGTAGTCATAATGGCGGGAACCAAGGCTTTGCGGTGGGCTTATGCTAAGGGATATATCGAAAAGGAAATCACCAAAGGGCTGATTCTGTTCTCCGGCAAAGCCAAAGAACGGCATATACTCAGCCCCGAACAGGCGGCGCTTATTTTCAGAGCTGAATGGAGAGATCCGCGAACAAAGACGGCTAATATGTTGGCTGCCGTTACCGGCCTTCGAGCCGGGGAAATCCAGGGGCTCCGGGTTCAGGATATTGGAGAAAACTGCCTGTATATCCGGCATAGCTGGAACCGTCTTGACGGATTGAAGGCGCCTAAGAATAATGAAGACAGACGAGTAGAAGTTCCTTTTCCCGGGCTGATACAAGACCTGATGCAAGTTGCCCAAGCGAACCCTCATGGCTGTAGCATGGATTCCTTTGTATTTTGGGGAGAATTATTGGATACTAAGCCTTTGGAGGAGAAGCTGTTACTGTATGATTTGCGGGGAGCTATGATGGCGGTTGGTATGTCCAAGGAGACAGCCAAGTCTTATACCTTTCATGGCTGGCGGCATTACTTTACATCCTACATGAGGCCGAAGGTGGACAAGAAGTTGCTTCAAATGCAGGGCGGCTGGAAAAGCTCAATTATGCTGGACCACTATTCCGACCATGAGCTGACCGGCGATCGGAAGCTCATACGGGACGCCCAGATTGAGACCTTTGCGGGGTTGCTGCCGGATACCCTGAAAATAAATTAA
- a CDS encoding helix-turn-helix transcriptional regulator, whose protein sequence is MARAKDSLSAADKLIIESYKTTMDGLAAYYGDAFEIVLHDLMDLDHSIIKILNGFHSGRKEGGPITDFALSMLEQIRKNAAAEGKQPQSGPYISYVSASKYGKPVRSTTIILFGERNRAIGMLCINLYLDSPLSSLLQKFSMVPQSDFVTENFINDSNELILRTLEKVKNAVNSDETVHPSLKNKEIVTLLYHQGIFKLKDAVQTVSAELEISKNTVYLHIRSLEEKGKK, encoded by the coding sequence ATGGCTAGGGCTAAAGATTCCCTGTCGGCGGCGGACAAATTGATCATCGAATCCTACAAAACCACCATGGATGGGCTGGCGGCCTACTACGGCGACGCCTTTGAAATTGTCCTCCACGACCTGATGGACCTGGATCATTCCATCATCAAAATCCTGAACGGGTTCCATTCAGGGCGGAAGGAAGGGGGGCCCATCACCGATTTTGCCCTGTCCATGCTGGAGCAGATACGAAAAAATGCCGCGGCGGAGGGAAAACAGCCCCAGTCCGGGCCGTATATTTCCTATGTTTCGGCCAGCAAGTACGGGAAACCGGTGCGATCCACCACCATCATACTCTTTGGGGAACGTAACCGGGCCATCGGGATGCTTTGCATCAACCTCTACCTGGACAGTCCCCTCAGTTCGCTGCTGCAAAAATTCTCCATGGTGCCCCAGTCCGATTTTGTCACCGAAAATTTCATCAACGACTCCAATGAGCTGATACTCCGTACCCTGGAAAAGGTGAAAAACGCAGTAAATTCCGATGAAACTGTTCACCCTTCCCTGAAAAACAAGGAAATTGTCACCCTCCTCTACCACCAGGGCATTTTTAAACTGAAGGACGCGGTGCAGACCGTCTCCGCAGAATTGGAAATATCCAAAAACACGGTGTACCTCCATATCCGTTCTTTGGAAGAAAAAGGAAAAAAATAA
- a CDS encoding RidA family protein, which produces MKAIQTNAAPAAIGPYSQAVVVGNMVFSSGQIPLDPESGDVVGANIREQAEQVIKNLKAVLEAAGSSLDRVVKTTCFLADMNDFAPFNEVYAKHFPGKPARSAVAVKQLPKSVLVEIEAIGEIAK; this is translated from the coding sequence ATGAAGGCCATTCAAACCAACGCGGCGCCCGCTGCCATCGGTCCCTATTCCCAAGCTGTGGTTGTTGGCAACATGGTGTTCAGTTCCGGTCAGATTCCCCTGGACCCCGAATCGGGAGACGTGGTTGGCGCAAATATCCGGGAACAGGCTGAGCAGGTTATTAAAAACCTGAAGGCGGTGCTGGAAGCTGCGGGTTCCTCCCTGGACAGGGTGGTCAAAACCACCTGCTTCCTGGCGGACATGAACGATTTTGCCCCCTTTAATGAAGTCTATGCAAAACACTTCCCCGGCAAGCCCGCCCGTTCCGCAGTGGCGGTTAAGCAACTCCCCAAAAGCGTTCTGGTTGAAATCGAAGCCATTGGAGAAATCGCCAAATGA
- the dpaL gene encoding diaminopropionate ammonia-lyase yields MRDPALLGINWVKNDMPKSDCQKSLALMSGAEAEKALAFHRSIPHYAETPLVNLKNLAARLGIKGLYLKDESYRFGLNAFKVLGGSYAIARHVAGELIKIGALNAGQGIDYETLVSPDTKKKLGDSTFYTATDGNHGRGVAWAANRLGQKSVILMPKGSSQTRLRNILNEGADASITELNYDDAVRLANDMASKDPRGVMVQDTAWAGYEEIPGWIMQGYGTMTLEAIHQLSAAGIERPTHVFVQAGVGSLAGSVQGFLTNHYADKAPVTTVVEASAADCLYRSAKEHKLVPVGGELKTIMAGLACGEANTISWEILKNHSSFFVSVPDWVAARGMRVLGAPLKGDPQVISGESGAAPAGLLSAVLDTSNYAALGDALGLNKDSVVLLFSTEGDTDPDRYRSIVWDGEFAGI; encoded by the coding sequence ATGAGGGACCCAGCGCTGCTTGGGATCAATTGGGTAAAGAACGATATGCCCAAGTCGGACTGCCAAAAAAGCCTGGCGCTCATGTCCGGTGCGGAGGCGGAAAAAGCATTGGCATTTCACCGCAGCATTCCCCACTACGCCGAGACACCCCTGGTGAACCTAAAAAACCTGGCCGCACGGCTGGGGATTAAAGGTCTGTATCTAAAGGATGAATCCTACCGTTTCGGCCTCAACGCCTTTAAGGTTTTGGGGGGTTCCTATGCCATCGCCCGGCATGTTGCGGGGGAACTGATAAAAATAGGCGCCCTGAACGCCGGCCAGGGGATCGATTACGAAACCCTGGTTTCGCCGGACACCAAAAAAAAGCTCGGGGATAGTACCTTCTACACCGCCACCGATGGTAACCATGGCCGGGGTGTCGCCTGGGCGGCAAATCGGCTGGGACAGAAATCGGTGATACTGATGCCCAAGGGCTCTTCCCAAACCCGGCTGCGGAATATTCTCAACGAAGGCGCCGACGCGAGTATTACTGAGCTTAATTACGATGACGCGGTGCGGCTGGCCAACGACATGGCTTCCAAGGATCCCCGGGGCGTGATGGTGCAGGACACCGCTTGGGCGGGGTACGAGGAAATTCCCGGCTGGATCATGCAGGGTTACGGCACCATGACCTTGGAGGCGATACACCAGCTCAGCGCCGCCGGGATTGAGCGGCCCACCCATGTCTTTGTCCAGGCCGGAGTGGGATCACTGGCAGGTTCGGTCCAGGGCTTCCTGACCAACCACTATGCCGACAAGGCGCCGGTCACCACGGTGGTGGAAGCGTCCGCGGCGGACTGCCTGTACCGTTCCGCCAAGGAACACAAGCTGGTGCCGGTGGGGGGTGAGCTCAAGACCATTATGGCGGGACTCGCCTGCGGAGAGGCCAACACCATCTCCTGGGAGATACTGAAAAACCACAGCAGCTTCTTTGTGTCCGTCCCCGACTGGGTTGCGGCGCGGGGTATGCGGGTGTTAGGCGCCCCTCTTAAGGGAGATCCCCAGGTTATATCCGGGGAGTCCGGCGCCGCCCCCGCAGGATTGCTGTCGGCAGTTCTTGATACGAGTAATTATGCAGCCCTGGGGGACGCCCTGGGGCTGAATAAGGATTCCGTGGTTTTGCTCTTTAGCACCGAAGGGGACACGGACCCCGACCGGTACCGGAGCATAGTTTGGGACGGCGAATTCGCCGGCATTTAA
- a CDS encoding YgeY family selenium metabolism-linked hydrolase, whose amino-acid sequence MLDKARQEKVIDLCQKLIQQQSYSGQEDTVVAVLKAEMERAGFDSVRVDRYGSIIGCIKGKRPGKKVLLDGHIDTVPVSDETAWRYPPFGAEIHDGKIYGRGTSDMKGAVAAFVKAAENFAEDTQRDFAGEIYVSGVVHEECFEGIAAREISKAVKPDYVIIGEASELNLKIGQRGRAEIVLESFGKPCHSANPEKGINSVYKMARVIEAIRTLKPTKHPVLGNGILELTDIKSSPYPGASVVPEYCRATYDRRLLTGETRESVLAPINELLAKLMAEDPQMKVSASYAEGKEKCHTGNEIRGERFFPGWLYEENSDFVQAVFSELKGMGYTPSITQYNFCTNGSHYAGEAGIKTLGLGPSQENLAHTINEYIEIDQLIKVTDCYYGVIKALLT is encoded by the coding sequence ATGTTAGATAAGGCAAGACAGGAAAAGGTCATTGATCTTTGTCAAAAATTGATTCAGCAGCAGAGCTATTCCGGCCAGGAAGATACGGTGGTGGCCGTGCTCAAGGCGGAAATGGAAAGAGCCGGGTTTGACAGCGTTAGGGTAGACCGGTATGGCAGCATCATCGGCTGCATTAAAGGAAAGAGGCCGGGAAAAAAGGTGCTCCTAGACGGGCACATCGACACGGTGCCGGTGAGCGATGAAACGGCCTGGCGCTACCCTCCCTTTGGCGCGGAGATCCACGACGGCAAAATCTACGGTCGGGGAACCAGCGACATGAAGGGCGCCGTTGCAGCCTTTGTCAAGGCGGCGGAAAACTTTGCGGAGGACACCCAGCGGGATTTTGCCGGGGAAATTTATGTATCCGGCGTGGTGCACGAGGAATGCTTTGAAGGTATAGCGGCCCGGGAGATTAGCAAAGCGGTAAAACCCGACTATGTGATCATCGGTGAGGCTTCCGAGCTGAACCTGAAGATCGGGCAGCGGGGCCGGGCGGAGATTGTGCTGGAGAGCTTTGGAAAACCCTGCCATTCCGCCAACCCGGAGAAGGGGATCAATTCGGTGTACAAGATGGCCCGGGTTATCGAAGCCATCCGTACCCTAAAGCCCACCAAGCATCCGGTGCTGGGGAACGGCATCCTGGAGCTGACGGATATTAAGTCCTCACCCTACCCCGGCGCCTCCGTGGTGCCCGAGTATTGCCGGGCCACCTACGACCGGCGGCTCCTTACCGGAGAAACCAGGGAAAGCGTCCTGGCGCCGATCAATGAATTATTAGCAAAGCTAATGGCCGAAGATCCCCAGATGAAGGTAAGCGCCTCCTATGCCGAGGGGAAGGAAAAGTGCCACACGGGGAACGAGATCCGGGGAGAACGTTTTTTTCCGGGCTGGCTCTACGAGGAAAACTCCGATTTTGTGCAGGCGGTTTTTTCAGAGCTCAAGGGCATGGGTTACACCCCATCCATTACCCAGTACAATTTCTGTACCAACGGCAGTCACTACGCGGGGGAAGCGGGGATAAAGACCCTGGGCTTGGGGCCCTCCCAGGAAAACCTGGCCCACACCATTAATGAGTACATAGAAATTGACCAGCTTATCAAGGTTACGGATTGTTATTACGGGGTTATAAAGGCGTTACTTACATAA
- the hydA gene encoding dihydropyrimidinase: MFDLVIKNGTVVSPSSNVHCDVAIRDGKVAALGTFDASEAKRTIDAGGKYLMPGVIEAHMHCMAPFQGCLGANTFYQQSVSGVFGGVTMFMDFANVFQGKSVMEAVKERRAEMEESAIDFSIHGKFVKSPAELVEKEIPELAAYGVPTFKCFMTYKKEGVMIDEETLIKVFEKAKEVGGLPMLHCEDNTMAEDAIEKVKRTGDLSWVNFAKTKPVQCEAAAFERACRLAEYVGTAILVVHTTNDEALNAARKAHKKGQAVYVETGPHYLTLFEDNYKKENGYLYLCSPPLRTPKDAEDIWRGMQDGTISVTGSDDCTYDVNEKAAFLEKTADGKYIQDFTKVVNGMSGLEIRLPILLSEGVNKGRLSINQVCALTSTNIAKIYGCFPQKGLIAPGSDADIVIVDMEKELTLSKDVLHNNISYCLHDGFKIKGYPVMTISKGNVILEDGVFKGKKGAGEFIRRKIDHKYLEKHSLE, encoded by the coding sequence ATGTTTGATCTAGTGATTAAGAATGGAACCGTCGTCTCACCATCATCAAATGTACATTGTGATGTGGCGATCCGGGACGGCAAGGTGGCCGCGCTTGGGACCTTCGATGCTTCCGAGGCGAAAAGGACGATAGACGCGGGCGGCAAGTATCTCATGCCCGGTGTAATCGAAGCGCATATGCACTGTATGGCGCCGTTCCAAGGATGCCTCGGTGCGAACACCTTCTACCAGCAGAGCGTAAGCGGTGTATTCGGCGGCGTTACCATGTTTATGGATTTTGCCAATGTATTTCAGGGCAAGTCCGTAATGGAGGCTGTAAAAGAACGCCGTGCGGAAATGGAAGAATCCGCCATTGATTTTTCCATCCACGGAAAATTTGTAAAATCGCCGGCAGAACTTGTTGAAAAGGAAATCCCCGAACTTGCTGCATACGGCGTTCCGACGTTTAAGTGCTTCATGACCTATAAAAAAGAGGGGGTTATGATCGATGAAGAGACCCTGATAAAGGTATTTGAAAAGGCCAAAGAAGTCGGCGGGCTGCCCATGCTTCATTGTGAAGACAACACCATGGCAGAGGATGCAATAGAAAAAGTGAAAAGAACCGGCGACCTCAGCTGGGTGAATTTTGCGAAAACAAAGCCGGTACAATGTGAGGCCGCGGCCTTTGAACGGGCGTGCAGACTTGCCGAGTATGTGGGAACCGCGATTCTGGTGGTGCATACAACGAATGACGAGGCGCTTAACGCCGCAAGAAAAGCACATAAGAAAGGCCAGGCGGTATACGTTGAAACGGGCCCCCATTATCTCACCCTGTTTGAGGACAACTATAAAAAGGAAAATGGATATCTGTATCTGTGCTCTCCCCCCCTTCGTACACCAAAGGATGCGGAAGATATTTGGCGCGGTATGCAGGACGGAACCATCTCAGTTACCGGATCCGATGACTGTACCTACGATGTAAATGAGAAGGCCGCATTCCTTGAAAAAACCGCTGACGGTAAATATATTCAGGATTTTACGAAGGTCGTGAACGGCATGTCAGGACTCGAAATCAGGCTTCCCATCCTGCTCTCCGAAGGCGTTAACAAGGGACGTCTTTCGATCAACCAGGTATGTGCGCTTACCAGTACGAACATTGCGAAAATATACGGCTGTTTCCCGCAAAAGGGTTTGATCGCACCGGGTTCGGACGCAGATATCGTGATCGTTGATATGGAAAAGGAACTTACCCTATCCAAGGATGTGCTTCATAACAATATCAGTTACTGTCTGCACGACGGCTTTAAAATCAAGGGTTACCCGGTAATGACGATTTCAAAGGGAAACGTTATCCTGGAGGACGGCGTTTTTAAAGGCAAAAAAGGCGCCGGTGAATTTATCCGCCGTAAAATTGATCATAAATATCTTGAAAAACACAGTCTTGAATAG
- a CDS encoding cytosine permease, translated as MMSTNKDVKALRSVELMPTLENERTMSLPDYFILWAGMTINVVAFSLGAQYYNGGQGLGAVTLIFVILAGYGLVTALTVLFGDIGTKYGVPFAVYVRAPFGYKGAIIPGVFRAIPALYWFGFQTWVGASALNYIMENLTGYNNLTLMIIAFAVFQVVNAMYGLKAMAKFDWIAIPALAILFVAIAVAIGKKYNVTIPDIMATPGDGNMSIVYAISGIAGGWITMSLNGSDLARQIKHVPNYENKGFIARNKSALVGQFFGLMVIGVVCMLIGMAAGITTGEWDLNAICSTIFTSKIGLILAYIAVVFAQWSTNTAGNLMPPSYILISLFPKLKFKISAIICGALAIIIQPWKIQSSGTFLVDVQVHISTLLGPVMGIMLADYFIVRKTKVNVQDLYSYGQYEYTNGFNLSAIIAIIAGFGISFVSSTYGFFIGLIAAPLVYVILMRCFTLRKYEQHIGQSVKFDEAK; from the coding sequence ATGATGAGTACTAATAAGGACGTAAAAGCCCTGCGAAGTGTGGAGTTGATGCCCACCCTAGAGAATGAGCGGACGATGTCGCTTCCCGACTATTTTATCCTTTGGGCCGGAATGACCATCAACGTGGTGGCATTCTCCCTTGGCGCGCAGTACTATAACGGCGGTCAAGGCCTTGGCGCTGTCACACTCATATTCGTTATCCTTGCAGGCTACGGCCTGGTCACCGCGCTCACGGTTCTTTTTGGAGATATCGGTACGAAATACGGCGTTCCGTTTGCCGTATATGTGCGCGCCCCCTTTGGATACAAGGGTGCGATAATCCCCGGTGTATTCCGTGCAATTCCTGCGCTCTACTGGTTTGGATTCCAGACATGGGTAGGCGCGTCGGCGCTCAATTACATCATGGAAAACCTGACCGGATACAACAATCTCACCTTGATGATCATTGCATTCGCCGTTTTCCAGGTAGTAAACGCAATGTATGGACTCAAGGCAATGGCAAAATTCGACTGGATAGCTATCCCTGCACTTGCCATTCTATTCGTAGCAATCGCGGTGGCAATAGGAAAAAAATACAACGTCACGATTCCGGATATCATGGCAACACCCGGTGATGGTAATATGTCCATCGTTTATGCGATATCCGGTATTGCAGGCGGATGGATCACGATGTCCCTCAATGGTTCGGATCTTGCCCGTCAGATCAAGCATGTGCCAAACTATGAAAACAAAGGGTTTATCGCACGGAACAAAAGCGCCCTTGTCGGTCAGTTTTTCGGTCTTATGGTAATCGGCGTTGTCTGTATGCTCATCGGTATGGCCGCCGGCATCACCACCGGCGAATGGGATCTCAACGCAATCTGCAGTACCATCTTCACAAGCAAAATCGGATTGATTCTCGCCTATATCGCCGTTGTGTTTGCCCAGTGGTCTACGAATACCGCAGGAAACCTGATGCCCCCATCCTACATCCTAATCAGCCTTTTCCCAAAGCTCAAGTTCAAGATTTCCGCAATCATCTGCGGCGCCCTTGCAATCATCATTCAGCCATGGAAAATTCAGTCGTCCGGTACTTTCCTCGTGGATGTTCAGGTCCATATCTCGACACTCTTAGGACCGGTAATGGGTATCATGCTTGCCGACTATTTCATCGTCAGAAAGACCAAGGTCAATGTGCAGGATCTCTACTCCTATGGACAGTATGAATACACAAATGGTTTTAACCTCAGTGCTATCATCGCAATTATCGCCGGATTCGGGATAAGTTTCGTCAGCAGTACCTACGGGTTCTTTATCGGTCTCATTGCCGCGCCACTGGTCTACGTAATTCTCATGCGGTGCTTTACCCTCAGAAAATATGAGCAGCATATCGGTCAGTCTGTTAAATTCGACGAGGCGAAATAG